The following DNA comes from Gordonia zhaorongruii.
ACGACGTTCCTGCATCCCACGCAGCGGCGCGTCGCGAATCGTCCGCTGTCGGGACCGGGACGCGTGTCCGGTGGCGCCGGCACCGGCAAAACCGTTGTGGCACTGCACCGCACGAGGGCCCTCTACCGCGAGAAGATCGGTCGCATGACGCCCAAGGCCGGTGGTCGGCGAGTCTTCCTGACGACGTTCACCACGTCCTTGGCCGACAACCTCGTATCGAGTCTGGCCGTTCTCGACCCAACGCTGCCGGTCACGCGCAAGGTCGGGCAGACGGGGATCGCAGTGTCAGGCATCGATAAGGCGGCCCGAGCAGTCCTGAGTCAGGCCTCCACTGCGGAGCTCGAAACGGCGGGACTGGCAGTGCTCGGGAGCCCGTTGCGGTCTGTTCCGAAGCCGCTCGTCAGTCCGGAGAACGGGAACTTCTGGGCCGAGGCGCATGAGCGGGCCGCCAATGCGCCCACGGATATGACCGGGACACCGGAGTTCCTCGCCGCGGAGTTCGAGACCGTCGTCGTCGCAGGTGGCGTGACGACCAAGTCCCAGTACCTCAAGGCCAACCGCGCTGGGCGCGGGACCGCACTCAACCGCAAAGCCCGATTGGCGGTCTGGTCGGTCATCGAGGCCTACTTGGCGATGACGACAAGCGCGAACACGCACACGTTCCCCGTGATCGGATCCTTAGCGGCGGCTGCACTCGATGCACGTGCCGACCAGGGCGGAGAACGCCTGGTAGATCATGTCATCGTGGATGAGGCACAAGATTTCCATGCCGGTCATTGGCGCCTCATTCGGGCTCTCGTCGAATCCGGCGCCAACGACATCTTCATCTCCGAGGACAGCCACCAGCGGATATACGGGCACGCAATCCGGCTCTCGCACTTCGACATCAAGATTGTGGGACGCGCCACGCGACTCACGCTGAACTACCGGACCACGTCCGAGACACTGCGTTTCGCGATGAGCATCCTCGGCAAGGAGGAGTACACCGACACGTCAGGCGAGACGGACTCGATCGCCGGGTACCACTCCGCTCGTACGGGACCCGAGCCCGTCATCGTCCGGGAGGAGAGCCTCTCCGAGGAGCTGGACGCCATCGCCGCGAAGATCACCGCGTGGCTGACGCAAACCCCTGACGCCACCGTCGGCGTTCTCACTCACAACCGAAGTGACTGCGATGTGATCTCCGACGGCCTGGAGAAGCGGGGAATCACGGTGTCCGAGAAGACTGGACACGGCGTCAACGTGATGACCATGCACAGCGCCAAAGGTCTCGAGTTCGAGTACGTGGCGCTCGCCGGCGTCTCGCAGCGCACGCTCCCCGGCAAATTGAAGTCCAATCGCATCTCCGACGAGGAGAAGCACGCGATTCTCCAACGCGAGCGGTCACTTCTGTATGTGGCGTCGTCCCGAGCACGCGACGAGCTGTTCGTCTCGACCGGGAAGACTCCCTCGGAGCTGTTGCCGACCGGTTCCGTACCCGGGACGGCATCATGACAGCCCCCATCGACGCCACTCTCACCGGCGAGGCTCCGAGGGGCCGGGGAATCACCTGGGAACAGGCCTTTCCCGAATGGCATCTCGTCGAAGAGAACGCGCGTGTGGACGGCGGCCGGCCAATTGTGCTGACCCCGCACGAGGAGCGGATCGACACCATCCTGGAGATCGCGGCCACATTCCGCGGATCCGTGGATCACGCCGCAGGCCGCCTGTACCCGCTGGTTCCCTCGTTGTTCCCACTCTCGATGGACGGGCAGTCGACGACCATCCCGTTCTCGAAGATCGCGGCGTCCCCGGCAGCAGACGCGTTCGCATCGAGCACGCGCGGTGCGATCCGTCGCGGTCACCAGACTCTCGCCCAGGTCAATCTCGCTTCGGCGATCGTGGGCGCGCAGCAGTGGCCGAGCGACCCCATTCTGGCGGCTTTCGCGGCCAAGTTCTTCCACCTGCACCCCCTGGACTGCTACCTCATCACGCACGTCGGGATCGGCCGGAATTCTCCGGAGCGGGCCCAGAGATTCGTAGCGGAAACAGTCGACGTCTCTGACGTCTCCAGCTACCTGGAGTCAATCACCGGTAAGGCGTACAGCTCGATCCTCGATGACGAGCTGACGCAGTGGCTCGAACCACTCATCGCAAAGGACACGCCGATCGAGGTTGCGGCCGTCGCCGAGACACACCCGCAGCTGCTGGGGCGACTGCCGATGCAGGACTGCACCCTCGCCGAGGCGCTGGGGTTCCTCGTACCCGGGTGGAACCTTCGCGACGGGCAGTTCGTCCGGTTCGAGAGTCACTCGGCGGCAGCGGACATCGGCGATCGTGCGCTGTCGCTCATCACCGCGCAGCCCGGCATCACGTCGAGCCAACTGACCGCGAATATCGGGACCGAGCCGGCAACGGTTAATCGGCTCCTCGCTACCCGTGGGCAGGCGTACTCACGACCGCACCGCGGCGACGCCGGCGACCGCACCTGGACCACCCCGACGTGGCATCGGCTGGGTATTCACGATCCGGCCGAGCTCAAGGAGCTCCTCGTGCGGGAGGAACTCGCACCGGAGGACCTCGGATTGCCGCACGGGACGGCTGCGGATACCGCCGACGCGCCGGGCCCGATCGCCGCCCCTGATGCCCGGGAGCTACCTCCCGCACCTGCAGCCGACCCATCCGCAGCCACTCCATCGGTGGCTGAACCGTCAGATACCGCACCGCCCGAGGCAGAGGTTCCGGTGTCGCCCCCGGAACCGGAGGTGGAGACGCGCGGCGACCTGCCAGCGTCGACCGATCCTTTGGAGACCTGGGAGAAGGCACTCGTACACCGTTTCGAGGGGGCCACCCTGGCCGCCGAGATGAATCTGACCGACGATGAACTCGATCGACTACTCGACGCGTACAGCGTGCGCTTCGCAACTTCCCAGGCCCGGCGCACCGCGACGAAAATATTCGTCCACCATTTCCCGGCCAGTACGCTGGCCGCCCTGGTCGGCGTCGCATCGACAGAGTTCGAGAACAACACTTACTGGTCGCATTTCTTCCAGGCCATCAAGGCAAAGCAGAACGACGCCGTCGAGAACGCCTTACGGCAGGCAGTCATGGGCTTGATCGAAAAGTTCGGCCTCGACCCGCTTTCCGGCCTGCCCGCCGCACGATACGTGGAACGTCTCACCGTGCACGCAGGCATCCCGGCGTCCAGTTTCGGCGCACTCCTCAACGCACTGATGTCGTACGTGGCACTCGTGGACAACCGCGAAGACCGTCCGTTCCGGGAATGGATAGAGGAACCGAGCCACGAAGTTCTCCTCCACAGCCTGACCGCGCCGGCCCGATCGTTCATCCGCCACGGCGGCCCCAAAGCCACCGATTACCTCACGGTGCTCGTCGGGGTCGTCTCTAAGGTCGCGGAGGATCCCACGCTCGACGGTGCAGCCGTCACGGCTGCACTCGGCGACGACGATCTCCCGCCTCTGGTCCGCGACGCGCTGGCAGGCGCATTCCACCGCATGGACGTCGGCGAGGAGGTCCGTCTCAAGCGGCATCGATCACGGTCCGTGCCAACGCTGCATCTCGGTGCGGACGACTCCGTCATCATCCGGCTCCCGGCACCGTCGAGCTACGCGGACAAGCAGTGGGCGATCACTCTCGACTCCGACGTTCGTCACGTCTCCCCAGGACGCCTCGACCGCGACCATGGGGTCGATGTGATCCTGGATGCGCCCGTCCGCCGCGCGGTCGTGTCCCACCCGTCGTTCGAGCACCCGATCGAGATGCGGCTGTTCGACGCTGAATCACCCCTGATCGCGTTCTCGGTGAACGGCGACCACCTTCCCAGCAGCCAGCGTCTGCCGCGCGACGAGGTTGCGCTCCTATACCCGAAGACGCTGTCGATCGCAGGCGACGACGGAGCCGCACCGGTGCGCCGCGGCGAATTCCCTCCACCCCAAGGTTGGTCCGGCTGGACCCTTGAGACCTGGGACCTCTCCGAGGCGACGACATTCCGTTTGTCGTCCAGCACTTCCGCACGGCCGGTCGACATCGCAGTCGGCACCCGTCCGCTTCCCACGCTCGACCTGACGGACGGTGAGGCTCTCCCTCTCGACGGAGTAACGCACCGGGGCCTTCCCGTCTTCGGTCAGGCCAGGCCGTGGGTCCTGCTGCCGCCACTGCGCGACACCGATACGTCGGGGTGGACGGTCCAGTACCGCCGATCGGGTTCGTCGGAGTGGATCACCCAGGACGAGTACCTGCCTGCCGAGCTCGAGAGCCGCGAGTTGTTCGCCGGCGAACCGCCGCTCCTCGGTCCCTACGAAATTCTGGTCACCGGCCCGGATTCCGCTCGCTTCAGGACCGACCTGTTCCTCGCCGACGGACTGACCGTCTCGTTCAGCGAGGACTACCGGATTCCGGACGACGACCAGATGACGCCGATCACCGCGTTCATCGAGCACTCCGAACCGGCACTGCAGGTGGGCACCGGGCACATCGATTTCAACGGCTCCACGTCGCACCAGGATCTCCAGCTCCGTCTCGGTGACACACGACACGAAGTGCGGATCCGGCCCCCGCGACTGGAGTTCCGGATGACGCCGGTCGGCGGCATTCCGGTGTGGTCCGACCGCCGGATCAGTCGGCATCCGGACGAGTTCTATCACGCGACGTTGTCCATTCGCGGTGTCCCCGAAGGCGTCGATGCGGACATCGAACTGGTAAACGGCTCAGATATTGTGCAACACCGCTGCTCGCTGCAGGATTCGCGTGCCCGCGGCGCGCTCGCGGTCAAGACAGACGAGTTCGCGCACGCGGCACGCACGTGCCAGTTCGGCGAACTCCGCGTGCTCCTCCGCTACCCCGATGGCGATTCGTACCCTGCGCCACTGATCAGGTTCAGCACTCTCGGCCACGACCACAAAGTGGAGCTCGACGGGAACACCATCGTGGTGTCGAACGTGCCGACCGATCAGCACCTCGAGTGCCACGTGTGGCAAATGGACCGTCCGTGGCTCGAACCGATGTCAGTGCCGGTCGAGGACGGTCGCGCAGACCTGCCTGCTTCTGTCCGCGACGGCGGGAATCTCCGAGTCTCTCTCCATGTCAGCGATGCGTGGGATCCTGTGCCGCCCGCCCGGTTCCCCGACAACCGCAGCGTTCGACTGGATCGTCGTGGCGACTTCACCTCGTCGGGCAAGGGCCTCGTCTCGCAGTTCCTCAGCGGTGAGAACCACCTCCCCGCATTCGACGCCGCGACTCCCGAAGCCTGGGCCGCCCTGGCGTTCCTCGATTTGGAGCTCGACGCACACGACCGGAGCCGTTACGAAGCGATCGCCGAAGTGATGACGGCACGGCCCCGGGTGGCTGCGCGCTCCCTCGCCGAAGCGAACCTGCCCAACGGCGAGAAGGTCGCGCAGTTCGTCGGATCAGGACTCGTATTCAGGGGACTGATTGACCCGGCCGGTCCCACACGCCGTCATGAGGCAGTTCCCGAAGCCTGGCTCGACATGCTCTTCACGATCGCGGATATCCCGTCGCAGGCCGATGACATCCGCACGGTACTGCTCGAGCGCATCGGGGAGGTCGGCGGCTCCAGCCTTCGCTGCATTCTCGCCGAAGGCAAAGACCCAGAGGCGACGAAGACCTACATCGACAGCGGCTCCGTGCGGATCGACCCGGACACGCTCCGCAGCGTTCTCCAAGACCGCAAACTGATTCCGGGGGGCCTCGTTGATGCATCCGCGAGGTACGAGAGTTACCTCGAATTATTCGAGCGTCGCGACGAGGTGAGCAAAGAACTCCTGCACGACCTCAACACGGTGGCGGCCCACGACAAGCGCGCGCCGTTCATGGCGATCAGGAAATACCACGCTCTTCGCGACGAATTCAACATCCGCTCGGAATACCTCGACGGGGTCGATCCGGTGGAGGACGGCTGGGCCTGCGCGACATTCATCAGCCTCGGGCTGGCGCTGTACGCCAGGCTGGTAGCCCGACGCCTCCTCGAACCAGAGGGCCGGTCGGACGCGGCCCGGCTGCGTAAGACATGGAGCCGGTTCGCACGGCTGCAACCTCTCGAAGCGATGATCGACGTCGTCATCGCCGACGGACTCGCAGCCCATCATTTCTTCGCGGGCAGAGGACAGTTCCCCTACACCGAGTTCGACCCCCACAGCGTCGCCCTCGTAGACCGCTTACTCGCCCCGCTCGTCAGCACTCCCGAAAGGAGTCTCATCCGTGAATGAGATTCTCGACCCTCTCGCCACCGCATCTGCCATCGAGAGCGGCTACAAGCGGTACATCACCAGCATCCTGTCGCCCAATGATCCCGATCTGGCGTCTCGGTTCCGCGACGTCGTCAACTCGACGACGTCGCTCACGAAGGGCCCGATTCTCGAGATCATGCCCCCGTACGCGCCCGGTGCGACACTTCAGGACCTCATCGACGAGGGGGTACTCACACCCGGGTTCGTGAAGCTGGGCGGTCCGGAGCTGCCTCTCGACCGGCCCCTCTACCGGCACCAGGAAAGTGCCATCCGAAAGGCGACTGCTGGACGAAACATCGTCGTCACGACGGGAACAGGCTCGGGCAAGACCGAGAGCTTTCTGCTGCCGATTTTCAATCAACTTGCATCCGAGCACACGGACGGGACGCTCGGCCCCGGTGTTCGAGCCCTGCTCCTTTACCCGATGAATGCACTCGCCAACGACCAGCTCAAGAGACTACGGAAGCTCCTCGCCCAGTACCCCGAGATCACCTTCGGCAGGTACACCGGTGAGACCAAGCAAACTCGCGACGAGGCCCTGGCGAATTTCCGCTCGTTGAACCCCGACGAGAAGCGGCTTCCCAACGAGCTTCTGAGCCGGGAGGAGATTCAGGAGTCGCCTCCGCACATCCTGCTCACGAACTACGCGATGCTCGAGTATCTGCTGCTCCGCCCCCGGGACACCGCGCTGTTCGAGTCCGCGTCGGGTCAGACGTGGCGATCCATCGCACTCGACGAGGCTCACGTCTACGACGGCGCTCAGGCCGCCGAGGTGGGGCTCCTCCTGCGCCGCCTCCAGGACCGCGTCGCCCCGGACTTCCCGCTGCAGTGCATCGCGACCTCGGCGTCGCTCGACGGCGATACCGAGGAAGTGACGACGTTCGCATCCAAACTGTTCAACACGACTTTCGAGTACGAGGCGTCGCCCGATCGGCAGGACGTGGTCCACGCGGAGCGGCTGCCGCACACTACCGACAGCGACTGGACGCTGCACCCGGACGATCTGTTCCGCGTTCTCGACGGGACCGTCGACGATTGGGGCATCACCACCTCCGACGAGCCGGACCTCGACCTCCTCGTCGATTTGTCAGGGCACGACTCCGCGGCGGCTGCCCTCGACCACGAGTCCACGGTCGTCGCATTGCGTGACCGCCTCGTCAACGCACCCGATGACATCCACGCGATCGCCGCAGAACTGTGGCCCGATCGGGATGACGCGCTCGCGGGCCTCGAAGGGATCGTCCGCCTCTCGGCGGGCGTCAAACTCGACAACGGGCACCCGGTACTCGCCGCGCGGTACCACTTCTTCGTCCGCGCCACCGAGGGCGCGTACACCTGTCTATCGCCGACGGGTCCGCACGTCCACCTGTCGCGGCACGAGACATGTCCCGATTGCGCGGCTGCTGTCTTCGAGTTCGCCACCTGCACGACGTGCGGAACCGTCCACCTCGCCGGTCACATCGACGAACAGCGGAGCAAACTCCTTCCGGTCACACCTAGGGACCCCCGCGCGCGGTGGTTCTCCCTCATCGACGGCGACTCGGTGACTGTGGACGAGGACGATGCGACTCTCGATGACGAGGTCAAGGAGCGCGCAGCCAAGCAGAACTGGGTGTGCACCGGATGCGGATTCCTCACCGCCAGTGGAAACGTCCCATGCCAGGACAACTGCGGCCAGGCCGATATGCGCCCGATCCTCGCCCTGCAGACATCTGCCAAAGGACTGGGTACCTGCGCTCATTGCGGTAGTCGGAAGCCGAACCTCGTGCGGCGCCTGGATCTCGGCAGCGACGCACCATCGGCGGTCGTGACCACCTCGCTCTACCAACAGCTTCCGAAGGCGCGCGACCAGTCGGCGAGTCTGATCGGAGAGGGGCGCAAGCTCCTGATGTTCAGCGACTCACGTCAGGCCGCCGCCTACGCGGCGCCCTACCTCAATACCACGTACTCCCGGCTCATCGAGCGTCGCGTGCTCGCGATGGCGCTGGAGTCCGAGTACTTCCGGAGAGAGGCCGCCAGCGTCTCCGATCTCGTCAGCATCAGCAAGACGATCGCGACGAAGGCCAATCTCTTCCTGCCCACCGCCACCAAGTTCGAGACCGACCGCGACGTGGCGACGTGGCTAATGTCCGACCTCGTCGGCACCGATATCCGTCAGTCCCTCGAGGGCCTCGGCGTGATGCACGTGGCCATGCGGATCGACGACTCCGCAGTTGTACCCAAGCCCCTCACCGACGCTTTCGGTGAGCACGGAGCGCGAGCGCTCCTCCAGCAGCTCGCGTCGATGACCAGGCGGCAGGGAGCGATCACCATGCCGGACGGCGTGGACGCCAAAGACAGTCGCTTCGGTCCGCGCAACGGCGCTGTCTCACTCAAGCCCGATGCCTCCGACCGGCGGAACAGAGTCCTCTCCTGGAGTCCCACACGCGGAACGAACAAGCGGCTGAACTACCTCCAGCGCGTACTCGCCACACAGGGGCGGGAGACCGAGGCGGCAGAGATGCTGCGGCGGATCTGGACCGTGCTGGAAGCCCCGGCACGAGCCGGTGGGCCCGGCGTGTCGTGGCTGCTGCCCAACAGCCCCACGGCGGGACGCCACCAACTCAATCATCTGATGCTCGAGCTGCGCACCGCCGACGGATGCGAGTGGTGGCAGTGCGATCGATGCCGCGCGATCACGGCGCATAACGCCGCCGACGTCTGCCCGACGCTCAACTGCGTGGGCCGACTCGAATCGATGCCTCCGCAGGCCGGACCAGAAGACGACAATCATTACCGGCACCTGTACCGGACACTCAGCCTCGCACCGATGGCGGCGATGGAGCACACCGCGCAGTGGACCTCCGAAGAAGCGCTGAATGTGCAGAACAACTTCATTCGCGGCGACGTCAACGTACTGTCCTGCTCCACCACTTTCGAGCTCGGCGTGGACGTCGGCGATCTGCAGGCGGTGGTTCTGCGGAACATGCCGCCGCGAACCGCCAACTACGTGCAGCGCGCGGGACGCGCTGGCCGGCGCGTCGATTCCGCGGCGTTCGTGACGACATTCGCACAACGACGCTCGCGCGACCTCACTCGTTTCCAGGACCCTGTCGGAATGATCAACGGGACCATGCGCGTGCCGTGGGTGCCGATACTCAACGAACGCATCGCGCGCCGCCATGTCCATTCGATCGTCTTCGCGGCGTTCTTCCGGCACCTCGCCGAAGACGACGGGATCTCGCTGCGTTCGATAGACGACCTGTTCAGGTCCCATAGTGACAATGGACGGCCCCTCGAACTCTGGCGCCGTGTGGAACCGTTCCTCGATCCGGTACCCGGTCATGTCGACGATTCCATCGCGCGCGTGGTTCCGATCGAACTGCACCACGAGCTCGGTCTCAACGACCAGTCGTGGGTGAGCACCCTCGTGGACGACCTGCACAGCATCGCCACCGAGTACCAAGCCGAGAACGATTTCATCGAGCAGAAGATCGACGAGGCCGCGAATGAGAAAAACTTCGGCTTCGCGAGGCACCTCCAGTACACGCTCAAGACCATCAGCGGTCGTCCGCTCATCGGTTCACTGGCGCAGAAGAACGTACTGCCCAAGTACGGCTTCCCCGTCGACACGGTGTCGCTTCGCACCAATCACTCCTCCGATCCGGCGGGCGTGAAACTGGAACTGGACCGCGACCTCTCCCTGGCGATCCGCGACTACGCGCCCGGAAACCAGGTGGTGGCGGCAGGCAAGATCTGGACTTCGCGGGCGCTCGCGTGCCCTCCCGGTAAGTCGTTCGAGACGCGCGAGTACCTGATCTGCTCCAACTGCGATGCCGTCCGAACGGCTCTGCAACTCGAGGACGTCACCGCGTGCGACGTGTGCGACTCCCGACTCGATCCGTCGAAGAAGCGGACCATGATCATTCCGGAGTTCGGGTTCCTGGTGGAACCCGATGTCCAGGAAGTCTCCTCCGCGCCACCGCAGCGCCGGACCGGCGGCCAGTCGTTCGTCGAGGATCCGGGCGAATCGCGCCTCACCGTACGACTGAAGGGCAATGAGCCCACCAGCGCCACCGCCGGTGTGAAAGCCCGGATGTGCGTGGTGTCGTACGGGGTCGGGGCCGGCTTCATGGTGTGCCAACTGTGCGGGTGGGCCAAGCCGAAGGAAGGCGATAAGGGGTTCGCCCACCAGAACGTGCTCACCGGCAAAGACTGCTCGGGCGGATTCGCCATCCGCAGTCTCGGGCACCGGTACCAGACCGATTCCGCAGAGGTCGTCTCGCACGCTCTGACCAATGTCCCCCGGGACGATCTGTACTCGCTGATGTACGCACTCCTGGAAGGCGCGTCCGAAGAGCTGGAGATCAGCCGCGACGACATCGACGCCACTCTGTCGTACTCGAATCGACAGAGGTCCATCGTGCTGTTCGACACAGTTCCGGCGGGAGCCGGCGCGTCCCGGAACATAGTCCGGGAGTTTCCTCGAGTCCTGGCTGCATCACTGAAACGCGTGCAGAACTGCGATTGCGGCGAGGAAACGTCCTGTTTCGGCTGCCTTCGAGGCTCCTACAACGATGCGCACCACGAGGAGCTCTCACGACGCGGCGCCATCACCCTGCTCGAGCGCA
Coding sequences within:
- a CDS encoding DEAD/DEAH box helicase, which translates into the protein MNEILDPLATASAIESGYKRYITSILSPNDPDLASRFRDVVNSTTSLTKGPILEIMPPYAPGATLQDLIDEGVLTPGFVKLGGPELPLDRPLYRHQESAIRKATAGRNIVVTTGTGSGKTESFLLPIFNQLASEHTDGTLGPGVRALLLYPMNALANDQLKRLRKLLAQYPEITFGRYTGETKQTRDEALANFRSLNPDEKRLPNELLSREEIQESPPHILLTNYAMLEYLLLRPRDTALFESASGQTWRSIALDEAHVYDGAQAAEVGLLLRRLQDRVAPDFPLQCIATSASLDGDTEEVTTFASKLFNTTFEYEASPDRQDVVHAERLPHTTDSDWTLHPDDLFRVLDGTVDDWGITTSDEPDLDLLVDLSGHDSAAAALDHESTVVALRDRLVNAPDDIHAIAAELWPDRDDALAGLEGIVRLSAGVKLDNGHPVLAARYHFFVRATEGAYTCLSPTGPHVHLSRHETCPDCAAAVFEFATCTTCGTVHLAGHIDEQRSKLLPVTPRDPRARWFSLIDGDSVTVDEDDATLDDEVKERAAKQNWVCTGCGFLTASGNVPCQDNCGQADMRPILALQTSAKGLGTCAHCGSRKPNLVRRLDLGSDAPSAVVTTSLYQQLPKARDQSASLIGEGRKLLMFSDSRQAAAYAAPYLNTTYSRLIERRVLAMALESEYFRREAASVSDLVSISKTIATKANLFLPTATKFETDRDVATWLMSDLVGTDIRQSLEGLGVMHVAMRIDDSAVVPKPLTDAFGEHGARALLQQLASMTRRQGAITMPDGVDAKDSRFGPRNGAVSLKPDASDRRNRVLSWSPTRGTNKRLNYLQRVLATQGRETEAAEMLRRIWTVLEAPARAGGPGVSWLLPNSPTAGRHQLNHLMLELRTADGCEWWQCDRCRAITAHNAADVCPTLNCVGRLESMPPQAGPEDDNHYRHLYRTLSLAPMAAMEHTAQWTSEEALNVQNNFIRGDVNVLSCSTTFELGVDVGDLQAVVLRNMPPRTANYVQRAGRAGRRVDSAAFVTTFAQRRSRDLTRFQDPVGMINGTMRVPWVPILNERIARRHVHSIVFAAFFRHLAEDDGISLRSIDDLFRSHSDNGRPLELWRRVEPFLDPVPGHVDDSIARVVPIELHHELGLNDQSWVSTLVDDLHSIATEYQAENDFIEQKIDEAANEKNFGFARHLQYTLKTISGRPLIGSLAQKNVLPKYGFPVDTVSLRTNHSSDPAGVKLELDRDLSLAIRDYAPGNQVVAAGKIWTSRALACPPGKSFETREYLICSNCDAVRTALQLEDVTACDVCDSRLDPSKKRTMIIPEFGFLVEPDVQEVSSAPPQRRTGGQSFVEDPGESRLTVRLKGNEPTSATAGVKARMCVVSYGVGAGFMVCQLCGWAKPKEGDKGFAHQNVLTGKDCSGGFAIRSLGHRYQTDSAEVVSHALTNVPRDDLYSLMYALLEGASEELEISRDDIDATLSYSNRQRSIVLFDTVPAGAGASRNIVREFPRVLAASLKRVQNCDCGEETSCFGCLRGSYNDAHHEELSRRGAITLLERMLDFSEVEKETFEPEPV
- a CDS encoding 3'-5' exonuclease — encoded protein: MATITLMKKDDNVDGSIKARVFSALQKLQTNDATAGAHVEPIQNCVDSRIRSVRVNDKFRFLVFKIDGGEEPHYIYVGTYPHDEAYRVAEGLALRVNPINGVISLLRDQEAAATPKQSSQRKAEEAAAKALAQAADAATTEPAPDSETVTESPATGAPAANTAAAAPSPEATSPADVFVAGGHTVDSLEAELGINLPILERALAADTADQLDKILDLASPWERDALIGIAAGMSVSDVKTDLGLHGDVPVAESDDESILRALDKPASQMEFTSISEDELRAIIDSGNFEAWTTFLHPTQRRVANRPLSGPGRVSGGAGTGKTVVALHRTRALYREKIGRMTPKAGGRRVFLTTFTTSLADNLVSSLAVLDPTLPVTRKVGQTGIAVSGIDKAARAVLSQASTAELETAGLAVLGSPLRSVPKPLVSPENGNFWAEAHERAANAPTDMTGTPEFLAAEFETVVVAGGVTTKSQYLKANRAGRGTALNRKARLAVWSVIEAYLAMTTSANTHTFPVIGSLAAAALDARADQGGERLVDHVIVDEAQDFHAGHWRLIRALVESGANDIFISEDSHQRIYGHAIRLSHFDIKIVGRATRLTLNYRTTSETLRFAMSILGKEEYTDTSGETDSIAGYHSARTGPEPVIVREESLSEELDAIAAKITAWLTQTPDATVGVLTHNRSDCDVISDGLEKRGITVSEKTGHGVNVMTMHSAKGLEFEYVALAGVSQRTLPGKLKSNRISDEEKHAILQRERSLLYVASSRARDELFVSTGKTPSELLPTGSVPGTAS